The following proteins are encoded in a genomic region of Sphaeramia orbicularis chromosome 2, fSphaOr1.1, whole genome shotgun sequence:
- the LOC115432288 gene encoding muscarinic acetylcholine receptor M4-like, translating to MSNDSHGVGARQPFWNFNDSSVSQSDDLFSNSSCNVSTNDSTSCSAVDDLDGVGLGSPYKALEMFFIALVTGSLSFVTVTGNILVMLSIKVNRHLQTVNNYFLFSLACADLIIGVFSMNLYTVYIIVGYWPLGPVVCDLWLALDYVVSNASVMNLLIISFDRYFCVTKPLTYPTRRTTKMAGLMIAAAWILSFILWAPAILFWQFIVGQRTVPPGECYIQFLSNPVATFGTAIAAFYLPVIIMTVLYIHISLASRSRVSKHKTEKKEKKGVKAPSLMKSHLLKQNNNNENSPQASPRSSPKLSLDSTTTAVDAVKNGKVDEPKPVQPQQPAQPSPGLTQEEKESSNDSSTAFIPPSEPKEATNSQVTSEAAPNSAPVTTTVTNPATAKVNPASRWSKIKIVTKQAGDECVTAIEIVPPVEGAERHSIPINRPRTVARKFASIARSQVKRKRQMAAREKKVTKTIFAILLAFIITWTPYNVMVLISTFCQSCVPDTVWAIGYWLCYVNSTVNPACYALCNATFKKTFRNLLLCQYKNIGTR from the exons ACTCatctgtcagccaatcagatgaCTTGTTCTCCAACAGCTCATGCAACGTGTCCACCAATGACTCGACTTCGTGCTCTGCTGTGGATGATTTGGATGGAGTTGGGTTAGGGAGTCCATATAAGGCTCTAGAGATGTTCTTTATTGCCTTGGTTACAGGATCTCTGAGCTTTGTAACGGTCACAGGAAATATTTTAGTCATGCTGTCTATCAAAGTCAACCGCCACCTACAAACTGTCAATAACTATTTCTTATTTTCATTGGCCTGTGCAGACTTGATCATTGGTGTTTTCAGCATGAATCTGTACACAGTCTACATCATTGTGGGCTACTGGCCTCTTGGGCCGGTGGTCTGCGACTTATGGTTAGCGTTAGATTACGTTGTGTCCAATGCTTCAGTCATGAATCTCCTTATTATTAGTTTTGATCGCTATTTTTGCGTGACCAAGCCCCTAACGTATCCAACAAGAAGGACGACGAAGATGGCAGGTTTAATGATCGCAGCTGCATGGATCCTGTCTTTCATCCTTTGGGCTCCAGCCATCTTGTTTTGGCAGTTCATCGTAGGACAGCGAACAGTTCCACCTGGAGAGTGTTACATACAG TTCCTGTCTAACCCTGTGGCAACATTTGGGACAGCCATAGCAGCATTTTATCTTCCAGTCATTATCATGACTGTTCTGTACATCCACATCTCCCTGGCCTCCAGGAGCAGAGTCTcgaaacacaaaacagaaaagaaagaaaagaagggcGTAAA AGCTCCCAGTTTAATGAAGAGTCATTTGTTAAAGCAGAACAATAACAACGAAAACAGTCCTCAAGCCAGTCCTCGCTCCAGTCCCAAATTAAGCCTCGACTCAACCACCACTGCAGTGGACGCTGTGAAGAACGGCAAAGTGGACGAACCCAAACCAGTTCAACCTCAGCAACCAGCTCAGCCCAGTCCAGGACTCACACAG gagGAAAAAGAGAGCTCCAATGATTCATCCACAGCTTTCATTCCCCCCTCAGAACCAAAGGAGGCCACCAACAGTCAGGTAACCTCTGAG GCTGCACCAAATTCCGCACCGGTTACCACAACAGTAACTAATCCTGCGACGGCCAAGGTGAACCCTGCATCAAGATGGTCCAAGATAAAGATCGTAACCAAGCAGGCTGGGGATGAATGCGTTACAGCAATAGAGATCGTCCCACCTGTGGAGGGAGCCGAGAGGCATTCGATTCCAATCAACCGTCCTCGGACTGTGGCAAGAAAGTTCGCTAGTATTGCCAGAAGTCAAGTGAAGAGGAAAAGACAGATGGCCGCCAGAGAAAAGAAA GTGACCAAGACTATCTTTGCCATCCTACTGGCTTTTATCATCACATGGACACCGTATAATGTCATGGTGTTGATTTCAACCTTTTGCCAGTCGTGCGTCCCGGACACTGTTTGGGCTATCGGCTACTGGCTGTGTTACGTCAACTCTACCGTCAACCCAGCTTGTTACGCCCTGTGCAACGCTACCTTCAAAAAGACATTCAGGAACCTGCTGCTGTGCCAGTACAAGAACATCGGCACAAGatga